From the genome of Acidobacteriota bacterium:
CGCATTGCTGCGGTGCTACACCGGAGGATATCGAGCTGATGGTCGAAAAACGCTGCGGCGTGGCGCACGCGCCAAAGAACTACCTCAAGCTGGCAATGGGTGCGGCGCCGGTACTGGAATTCCGCGAGGCCGGCATTCCGGTTGGCCTGGCGACTGATGGCCCGGTGTCGAACAACACACTCGACATCTTGGAGTCGTTGCGACTTACCGCGATGGTGCAGAAGCACGCCAGCGGAGATCCCCGAAGTCTGACCGTCGATGAGGCGTTGACAATCGCCTCCCGGGAGAGCGCCAGGGTCTGCGGCCTGCCGGACGAGATCGGCCACCTCGCCGCCGGGTTTCTCGCCGACATCGCTCTGGTGGATCTGAGCGGCGCCCACAATCAGCCGCCGCACGATCCGGCGGCAAACCTGGTGTACTCGGTACGGGCCTCGGATGTGCGGACTGTGATCTGCGACGGCAAGGTACTGATGCGTGATCGGGAACTCCTGACCCTGGACCTGGCGGAAATCTCGGCCAGGGTGGGTGAAAGCATGGCTCGACTGTCACGGCGTGTTCCCGAGTCGCGAATTCAGCTTTACAATCCGTAGGGAAACGGTAAACACATGCAGGTCGACTCCATTCCCACAAACGTCGACGAGATCCTGAGCGATCGCTTTCTTGGCCAGCAATTCCAGTGCACCTGCGGCGAGACACACGAGGTTGTTACGCGAGTGGCGATGATCGAACCGAACATGGCCGATCACGTTTCCGGCCTCCTGCCGGCGATTATTCCGGGTGAACGCATCCTGCTGGTTGCGGACCGCAACACGTGGACGGCAGCCGGCGAACGCCTCGCTGAAGCCCTGAGCGCCTCCCATTCGGTCGACTGTTGTCTCTTGCGCGACGACAGCTTCGGTCACATTCACGCATCAGTCGATCTCGTCGATCAGATCCTCTCAGCCTACCCTGACGAGTTCGACGGTTTCGCGGCGGTCGGCAGCGGCACTGTCAACGACCTCACCCGGGCTGCGGCTCACCGGCGGCAGCGCCCGTACTTCGTCTTCGCGACGGCCGCTTCGATGAACGGCTACACCTCGGCGATCGTCGCTCTGCTCGAAAACGGGCTCAAGACGACCCGGACCGCGACGCCCCCGGTTGCGGTTTTCGCGGACCCCCTGGTGCTGGCGGAGGCGCCGGCGGAGTTGACGCTGGCCGGACTCGGCGACCTGGTCTCCAAGCCGTACTGCGGTTGCGACTGGAAGATCGCCTCGCTGATCAAGGGGGAGCCGTACTGTGACGCTCCGGAACAGCTGCTCTCGGAGTCGTTCGGACGCGGGCTCGACGTCTTCCCGTGGCTCGCCGCTCGTGACCCGGAGGCGATCGAGTCGCTCTTTCGCCTCCTGCTGGTCTCTGGCCTCTCGATGGCGATCAGCGGCACATCGAGCCCGGCGTCCGGGGCTGAACACCTGCTGTCGCACTTCTGGGACATGACGCGGCTGAGGGACGG
Proteins encoded in this window:
- a CDS encoding sn-glycerol-1-phosphate dehydrogenase, translating into MQVDSIPTNVDEILSDRFLGQQFQCTCGETHEVVTRVAMIEPNMADHVSGLLPAIIPGERILLVADRNTWTAAGERLAEALSASHSVDCCLLRDDSFGHIHASVDLVDQILSAYPDEFDGFAAVGSGTVNDLTRAAAHRRQRPYFVFATAASMNGYTSAIVALLENGLKTTRTATPPVAVFADPLVLAEAPAELTLAGLGDLVSKPYCGCDWKIASLIKGEPYCDAPEQLLSESFGRGLDVFPWLAARDPEAIESLFRLLLVSGLSMAISGTSSPASGAEHLLSHFWDMTRLRDGGRLNLHGAQVGVGSLVIDTLYREIYASDFASVDFKPNPNLIAARREIENDFGSLAEAVWPQWEAKLAARTECDLEQLCAEESTIKEEIERTLAVGARVRKVLASAGAPTEADDLGISNDELVLAVRHGRKIRNRYTALDVAAEIGILDAFADRLGGQGLR